One region of Mucilaginibacter sp. 14171R-50 genomic DNA includes:
- a CDS encoding HAD family hydrolase, with protein MRYHCFITDYDGTLASNDRVMPEAIQALKALKATGRKLILVTGRQLEELKAVFPEYVVFDRIVAENGAVIYCPATLTLALLGSPPPKEFIDFLEDQAVPVAIGHVIVAGREPHQQVFLNAIKTAGLEYQLIFNKGAVMVLPPGINKATGLHQALRELQMSEHNSVAIGDAENDTAMLLTAECAVAVQNALPQVCQIADWTTDRPAGEGVMQLIQRLIDDDLAQIDPCLSRHYLSLGKEMNGSLFEVCPYGERILLAGTSGFGKTTLAAAFIEKLIAKAYQFCLIDPEGDYQDLPGILTIGDGDHPPQIGEVTALLTRADENVIVCILAVPLDDRPAYFNKLAQAVAGLRKATGHPHFIIMDEAHHLMPHQHSSRQVEFPVEFNSFMAITTRPELLDRELVKRINTALVMGEAPDQTMRSVAHILSADLPMPENQSFQKGEVLVWQKNRPHLRLVKSDLPGSLLMRHKRKYATGDMGYNSFYFNGPAHRLNLKANNLMMFIQMGSGVDDDTWSYHLRRHDYSNWFRHSVKDESLAVAAEQVENGTDDSRASRQAIFKMIMERYTLPA; from the coding sequence ATGCGATACCATTGCTTCATTACTGATTATGACGGCACACTTGCCAGTAACGACCGGGTTATGCCTGAAGCTATCCAGGCGCTTAAAGCGCTTAAGGCAACCGGGAGGAAGCTTATTCTGGTAACCGGGCGCCAGTTGGAAGAGTTAAAAGCAGTATTTCCCGAGTACGTTGTATTCGATCGTATCGTAGCAGAAAACGGTGCGGTGATCTATTGTCCGGCAACCCTCACTTTGGCGCTGCTGGGTTCACCCCCACCAAAGGAATTTATCGATTTTTTAGAGGATCAGGCGGTGCCTGTTGCCATAGGGCATGTAATTGTTGCCGGCCGGGAGCCGCATCAGCAGGTTTTTTTGAACGCGATAAAGACCGCAGGTTTAGAATATCAGCTGATCTTTAATAAAGGTGCCGTAATGGTATTGCCGCCCGGTATAAACAAGGCCACCGGCCTGCACCAGGCATTACGCGAGTTGCAGATGTCTGAACATAACTCGGTAGCTATTGGCGATGCGGAGAATGATACCGCTATGCTGCTTACGGCGGAATGCGCTGTAGCTGTTCAAAATGCCCTGCCGCAGGTTTGCCAAATTGCAGACTGGACTACCGACAGGCCTGCGGGCGAAGGTGTGATGCAGCTTATTCAACGGCTGATAGATGATGATCTGGCGCAGATCGATCCTTGCTTGTCCCGGCACTACTTGTCATTAGGCAAAGAAATGAACGGTAGTTTATTTGAGGTATGCCCCTATGGCGAGCGGATATTACTTGCGGGTACTTCCGGTTTCGGGAAAACCACACTGGCTGCTGCCTTTATCGAAAAATTGATTGCAAAAGCTTATCAATTCTGCCTCATTGATCCTGAGGGTGATTATCAGGACTTACCTGGCATACTTACGATTGGTGACGGAGACCATCCGCCCCAGATAGGTGAAGTAACAGCCTTGCTGACCAGGGCCGATGAAAACGTGATCGTATGCATTCTGGCCGTTCCGCTGGATGACCGCCCCGCCTATTTCAACAAGTTAGCGCAGGCAGTTGCCGGGCTTCGGAAAGCTACGGGTCATCCGCACTTTATCATCATGGATGAGGCTCATCACCTGATGCCGCATCAGCACAGCTCCCGCCAGGTAGAATTCCCGGTAGAGTTTAACAGCTTTATGGCCATCACCACAAGGCCCGAACTGCTGGACCGGGAATTGGTTAAAAGGATAAATACTGCGCTGGTTATGGGCGAAGCGCCCGACCAGACCATGCGATCAGTGGCCCACATATTATCTGCTGACCTCCCTATGCCTGAAAATCAGTCGTTTCAAAAAGGCGAAGTACTGGTTTGGCAAAAAAACCGGCCCCATTTGCGGCTGGTTAAAAGTGACCTGCCGGGCTCGCTGCTCATGAGGCATAAACGCAAGTATGCAACCGGCGATATGGGTTACAATAGCTTCTATTTTAATGGCCCTGCTCACCGCCTCAATCTGAAAGCTAATAACCTGATGATGTTCATTCAGATGGGAAGCGGCGTAGATGATGATACCTGGTCATACCATCTACGTCGTCATGACTATTCCAACTGGTTCCGTCACTCTGTAAAAGATGAAAGTTTGGCCGTTGCTGCTGAGCAGGTTGAAAACGGGACGGACGACAGCCGGGCTTCCAGGCAGGCAATATTCAAAATGATAATGGAGAGGTATACCTTACCCGCCTGA
- a CDS encoding SDR family NAD(P)-dependent oxidoreductase, translating to MKNLENKVAIITGAASGIGKAIALLYAAEGAKLVLSDINTEHGEAVVGEIKSKGGEAIFLQTDTSLPVANEKLVENAIKQFGGLHIAVNNAGIGGPLSQVAEYPLEGWDKVISTNLSGVFYGMHYQVPAIINSGGGSIVNMASILGKVATKGSPAYVAAKHGVIGLTEAAALEYADKGVRINSIGPGYIRTPLLDMLDESALNAVKALHPMGRLGTAEEVAELALWLNSDKASFVTGSYYNIDGGYLAQ from the coding sequence ATGAAAAATTTGGAAAACAAGGTAGCTATCATCACCGGTGCAGCTTCGGGCATTGGCAAGGCCATAGCGCTGCTTTACGCAGCCGAAGGCGCAAAACTGGTTCTTTCAGACATTAATACTGAGCACGGCGAAGCCGTTGTGGGGGAGATCAAAAGCAAAGGTGGTGAAGCGATATTCCTTCAGACAGATACTTCTTTACCTGTTGCAAATGAAAAGCTGGTTGAAAACGCCATTAAGCAGTTTGGTGGCTTGCACATAGCTGTTAATAACGCGGGCATCGGCGGTCCGTTGAGTCAGGTGGCCGAGTATCCGTTAGAAGGCTGGGATAAGGTGATCAGTACCAACCTTTCCGGGGTGTTTTATGGCATGCATTACCAGGTTCCGGCAATTATCAATTCAGGTGGAGGAAGTATTGTAAACATGGCCTCTATCCTGGGTAAAGTAGCAACAAAGGGTTCGCCGGCCTATGTTGCAGCCAAACATGGCGTAATTGGTTTAACTGAAGCGGCTGCGCTTGAATACGCCGATAAAGGCGTGCGTATCAATAGCATAGGCCCCGGATATATCCGTACACCTTTATTGGATATGCTTGACGAAAGCGCGTTAAACGCTGTGAAAGCATTACACCCCATGGGCCGCCTGGGTACGGCGGAAGAAGTTGCCGAATTAGCGCTGTGGCTCAATTCAGACAAAGCCTCGTTTGTTACCGGCTCGTATTACAATATTGATGGTGGTTATCTGGCGCAGTAA